One genomic segment of Arthrobacter sp. JZ12 includes these proteins:
- a CDS encoding HAD family hydrolase, which yields MRRKPKAVLLDRDGTIVIDVPYNGDPGKVLAMPGAHDVLQGLRAEGIPVGVLTNQSGIARGLLTHEQVDAVNQRVEELLGPFDVWEMCPHGPEDGCACRKPAPGMILKACEKLGLHPSEVAFIGDIGSDVEAARAAGATGVLVPTDVTRQEEIDAAPLVAPDLAAAIGLLGSPA from the coding sequence ATGAGACGCAAGCCCAAAGCTGTTCTCCTTGACCGGGACGGAACCATCGTGATCGATGTTCCCTACAACGGTGATCCCGGGAAGGTCCTGGCGATGCCCGGCGCCCACGACGTGCTGCAGGGCCTGCGCGCGGAAGGCATTCCGGTGGGCGTGTTGACCAACCAGTCAGGAATCGCGCGTGGGCTGCTCACCCATGAGCAGGTTGACGCCGTCAACCAGCGGGTCGAGGAGCTGCTCGGTCCGTTCGATGTGTGGGAGATGTGCCCGCACGGACCGGAAGACGGTTGTGCCTGCCGCAAACCGGCTCCCGGAATGATCCTGAAGGCCTGCGAAAAACTGGGGCTGCACCCCTCCGAGGTCGCCTTCATCGGCGACATCGGCTCTGACGTGGAAGCCGCCCGCGCGGCCGGGGCTACCGGCGTGCTCGTTCCCACGGACGTGACGCGCCAGGAGGAGATCGACGCTGCGCCGCTGGTTGCCCCTGACCTGGCTGCGGCTATCGGCCTGCTTGGGAGCCCGGCATGA
- a CDS encoding sigma-70 family RNA polymerase sigma factor, with translation MRQVAYLGLLKAAQRFDPELGIDFAAYAVPTIRGEVKRYLRDCCWMIRPPRELQDLKSAAGRAEPELAQQLGREPSLRELAEHLDEAPDLVAEALQCGGSQRPDSLDTSADGAGWIEALSASEDQYSRSDDVMELRAAIRELSGKERELLYRRYFQEETQDRIGRRLGMTQMQVSRLLARTLVKLQKRLLERPDEGVTSARTPDAALRLNQRKAAAQIA, from the coding sequence GTGCGCCAGGTTGCCTACCTCGGGTTGCTCAAGGCGGCTCAGCGGTTCGACCCGGAGCTGGGTATCGACTTTGCCGCCTATGCCGTCCCCACTATTCGCGGTGAAGTCAAGCGCTACCTGCGCGATTGCTGCTGGATGATCCGCCCGCCCCGCGAGCTTCAGGACCTGAAGTCCGCCGCGGGCCGGGCGGAGCCGGAGCTTGCGCAGCAGTTGGGCAGGGAACCCTCCCTGCGGGAACTTGCCGAACACCTTGACGAGGCTCCCGACCTTGTTGCGGAAGCCCTCCAGTGCGGCGGAAGCCAGCGGCCAGATTCACTGGACACCTCGGCGGACGGCGCCGGGTGGATCGAGGCTCTCTCTGCCTCCGAAGACCAGTACTCACGCAGCGACGATGTCATGGAACTCCGCGCCGCAATCCGCGAACTGTCCGGCAAGGAGAGGGAACTGCTTTACCGCCGCTACTTCCAGGAGGAGACGCAGGACCGCATCGGGCGCCGCCTCGGTATGACCCAGATGCAGGTGTCGCGGCTGCTGGCACGCACGCTCGTGAAGCTACAGAAGCGCCTGCTGGAGCGGCCCGACGAGGGCGTCACCAGCGCACGCACTCCGGACGCTGCCCTCCGCCTGAACCAGCGCAAGGCAGCCGCCCAGATCGCCTAG
- the sucD gene encoding succinate--CoA ligase subunit alpha: MSIFLNKDSKVIVQGITGGEGTKHTALMLKAGTQVVGGVNARKAGTTVTHGDVTLPVFGTVKEAIAETGADVSIVFVPPAFTKDAVVEAIDAGIGLVVIITEGVPVQDSAEFWALAKSRVDENGKQITRLIGPNCPGIITPDEALVGITPANITGKGGVGLVSKSGTLTYQMMYELRDLGFSTAIGIGGDPIIGTTHIDALEAFEADPETKAIVMIGEIGGDAEERAAEFIKANVTKPVVGYVAGFTAPEGKTMGHAGAIVSGSAGTAQAKKEALEAAGVKVGKTPSETARLLREVYEAL, encoded by the coding sequence ATGTCTATCTTTCTGAACAAAGACTCCAAGGTGATCGTCCAGGGCATCACCGGCGGCGAGGGCACCAAGCACACCGCGCTGATGCTCAAGGCCGGCACGCAGGTTGTCGGCGGCGTCAATGCACGCAAGGCCGGCACCACCGTCACCCACGGTGACGTGACGCTGCCCGTCTTCGGAACCGTCAAGGAAGCCATCGCCGAGACCGGCGCCGACGTATCAATCGTCTTCGTGCCCCCGGCATTCACCAAGGACGCGGTCGTCGAGGCAATCGACGCCGGCATCGGCCTTGTAGTGATCATCACCGAGGGCGTCCCGGTACAGGACTCGGCAGAGTTCTGGGCGCTGGCGAAGTCCCGCGTGGACGAGAACGGCAAGCAGATCACGCGCCTTATCGGCCCGAACTGCCCCGGCATCATCACCCCGGACGAGGCACTGGTGGGCATCACCCCGGCGAACATCACCGGCAAGGGTGGCGTGGGCCTGGTCTCCAAGTCCGGCACCCTGACCTACCAGATGATGTACGAACTGCGTGACCTTGGCTTCTCCACCGCCATCGGCATCGGCGGTGACCCGATCATCGGCACCACCCACATCGATGCCCTCGAGGCGTTCGAAGCGGATCCGGAGACCAAGGCGATTGTCATGATCGGCGAAATCGGCGGCGACGCCGAGGAGCGCGCAGCCGAGTTCATCAAGGCAAACGTGACCAAGCCGGTTGTCGGCTACGTTGCGGGCTTCACTGCTCCCGAAGGCAAGACCATGGGCCACGCCGGGGCAATCGTGTCCGGTTCGGCCGGCACCGCGCAGGCCAAGAAGGAAGCCCTCGAGGCCGCCGGCGTCAAGGTCGGGAAGACCCCGTCCGAGACCGCCCGCCTGCTGCGCGAGGTCTACGAAGCGCTCTAA
- a CDS encoding glycosyltransferase family 9 protein, producing MLPQTLEEALEPDGRPEVLALRALKLGDLLVAVPALRGLRRAFPDHRILYAAQSWLEPIVKLTGAVDALLPTHGLDVPIALRPGRVDVAVNLHGNGVESRGRLEALQAARRIGHEAPGWTGPAWEDGVHERHRWARLLRGHGIDADPLDYRLLTPTIESPAPGAVVLHVGAAYGSRLWPVDRFAAVARVLTRAGHRVLLTGSTGERPRAVAVAEAAGIRDEQIVAGKLGLLEFAALISTAALVISADTGAAHLASAYARPSVVLFGPAPVAEWGPPEGPHIVLTDESVRLGETFTNEPDPALLAVTADDVLRAAAELGIS from the coding sequence ATGTTGCCCCAGACACTTGAGGAAGCACTGGAACCGGACGGACGTCCCGAGGTCCTGGCGTTGCGAGCGCTCAAACTCGGTGACCTGCTGGTCGCCGTACCGGCACTCCGCGGACTGCGCAGGGCTTTCCCTGACCACCGAATCCTCTACGCGGCGCAGTCCTGGTTGGAGCCGATCGTGAAACTGACGGGCGCCGTGGACGCACTCCTGCCCACCCACGGGTTGGATGTCCCGATTGCGCTCCGCCCCGGTCGGGTGGATGTCGCGGTCAATCTCCACGGAAACGGTGTGGAGAGCAGGGGCCGTCTTGAAGCACTGCAGGCAGCGCGCAGAATCGGGCACGAGGCCCCCGGCTGGACAGGACCGGCGTGGGAAGACGGCGTCCACGAGCGGCACCGGTGGGCGCGTCTTTTGCGCGGGCACGGAATCGACGCGGACCCGCTCGATTACCGCCTGCTGACACCGACGATCGAGAGTCCTGCACCAGGCGCCGTCGTTCTCCACGTTGGTGCGGCCTACGGCAGCCGGCTGTGGCCCGTGGACCGGTTCGCCGCCGTCGCGCGCGTCCTGACCCGCGCCGGGCACCGGGTGCTGCTCACCGGCAGCACAGGTGAACGCCCACGCGCCGTCGCAGTGGCGGAGGCCGCCGGGATTCGGGACGAGCAGATCGTGGCTGGGAAGTTAGGGCTGCTGGAGTTTGCGGCACTGATCTCGACTGCGGCGCTTGTGATATCAGCGGACACCGGCGCAGCCCATCTGGCCTCTGCCTACGCCAGGCCGTCGGTGGTCCTGTTCGGTCCCGCTCCCGTGGCCGAATGGGGGCCGCCGGAGGGGCCGCACATCGTTCTCACGGACGAGTCGGTGCGACTGGGTGAAACCTTCACCAACGAACCGGATCCGGCGTTGCTGGCCGTCACGGCCGACGACGTCCTGCGTGCTGCGGCTGAACTCGGGATTTCGTGA
- a CDS encoding DUF1918 domain-containing protein has product MKASVGDHILVHGAHVDDAEREGEVLEIRGEGGAPPYLVRWSNGSQGLVFPGPGAEIRSAP; this is encoded by the coding sequence ATGAAGGCATCAGTCGGCGACCACATCCTCGTCCATGGCGCACACGTGGATGACGCAGAGCGCGAGGGCGAGGTACTGGAAATTCGTGGCGAGGGCGGCGCGCCGCCCTATCTTGTCCGCTGGTCCAATGGCTCCCAGGGACTGGTCTTTCCCGGGCCGGGCGCCGAGATCCGCTCAGCTCCCTGA
- the pcrA gene encoding DNA helicase PcrA — MDLLFDPHLNTPAAGRRSAPPSSLPETGEHSGNGGHVDEARAQELLRGLNPQQEEAVKHSGSPLLIVAGAGSGKTRVLSHRIAYLMATGRSHAGQILAITFTNKAAAEMRERIEGLVGGVAKRMWISTFHSSCVRILRREAASIGLNSNFSIYDAADTLRLITLVAKGLDLDPKRFAPKAIQHKISALKNELIDEETYASTANYSDPFEQAVAEVYKGYAQRLRQANAMDFDDLIAQTVFMFRAFPGVADYYRRRFRHVLVDEYQDTNHAQYALVREIVGVQGETVEEPAELTVVGDSDQSIYAFRGADVRNIVEFEKDYPNARTILLEQNYRSTQNILNAANAVISRNPNRPEKRLWTAEGDGEKIIGYVGENEHEEARFIADEIDRLQDEENLRPGDVAIFYRTNAQSRSIEEILMRVGLPYKVVGGTRFYERKEIKDALAYLRVLVNQDDVVNLRRILNEPKRGIGDRAEYAIAALAERDRVSFMEALRRADEAPGMATRSVNAVTSFVKLIDDLAEVAAGSGASAALEAVLEQTGYLAQLRTSSDPQDESRVENLAELVAVVREFEMENPEGTLSDFLEQVSLVADADQIPDAPAGAGEDVEKAVAEARRQGVVTLMTLHTAKGLEFPVVFLTGMEQGIFPHQRSATDPAELAEERRLAYVGLTRARKRLYITRSEVRSLWGQSQYNPASQFVAEVPEELISWKREGTARPAWGGGQSISGPRFSGSYWGAGAAEGNESGRGLPGKAAAGRVQPQKEVIAVSAGDKVNHTTFGNGTVLAVEGGGDKTVAKVRFDIGEKRLLLRYAPLTKVS, encoded by the coding sequence ATGGATTTGCTTTTCGACCCCCACCTCAACACACCTGCGGCAGGCAGGCGCAGCGCGCCGCCGTCGTCCCTGCCGGAAACGGGTGAGCACTCCGGCAACGGTGGCCATGTCGACGAAGCGCGCGCCCAGGAGTTGTTGCGGGGGCTGAACCCGCAGCAGGAGGAGGCCGTAAAGCACAGCGGGTCACCGCTGCTCATCGTCGCCGGTGCCGGCTCCGGCAAGACACGGGTGCTCAGCCACCGCATTGCCTACCTGATGGCAACGGGACGGTCGCACGCCGGCCAGATCCTGGCGATCACCTTCACCAACAAGGCCGCAGCCGAGATGCGTGAGCGCATCGAGGGGCTTGTCGGCGGCGTGGCCAAGCGCATGTGGATTTCCACTTTCCACTCCTCGTGCGTGCGGATCCTGCGCAGGGAAGCTGCGTCCATCGGACTGAATTCCAACTTCTCGATCTACGATGCCGCCGACACGCTGCGCCTCATCACCCTGGTCGCCAAGGGGCTGGACCTGGACCCGAAGCGCTTTGCGCCCAAGGCCATCCAGCACAAGATTTCGGCGCTGAAGAATGAGTTGATCGACGAAGAGACCTACGCGTCAACCGCTAATTACTCGGACCCGTTCGAGCAGGCCGTCGCCGAGGTCTACAAGGGCTACGCGCAGCGCCTGCGCCAGGCCAACGCCATGGACTTCGACGATCTCATTGCGCAGACGGTCTTCATGTTCCGGGCCTTCCCCGGCGTTGCCGACTACTATCGCCGGCGCTTCCGGCACGTGCTCGTGGACGAATACCAGGACACCAACCACGCCCAGTACGCGCTGGTACGGGAGATCGTTGGGGTTCAGGGCGAAACAGTTGAGGAACCGGCAGAGCTGACCGTCGTGGGCGACTCCGACCAGTCCATCTACGCCTTCCGCGGGGCCGATGTCCGCAACATCGTCGAGTTCGAGAAGGACTACCCGAATGCACGGACCATCCTCCTTGAGCAGAACTACCGCTCAACCCAGAACATCCTCAACGCGGCCAACGCCGTCATTTCGCGCAACCCCAACCGCCCTGAGAAGCGGCTGTGGACTGCAGAGGGCGACGGCGAGAAAATCATCGGCTACGTCGGGGAGAACGAGCACGAGGAAGCCCGGTTCATCGCGGACGAGATCGACCGGCTCCAGGACGAGGAGAACCTGCGGCCGGGCGACGTCGCCATCTTCTACCGGACCAACGCCCAGTCCCGCTCGATTGAGGAAATCCTCATGCGCGTCGGACTGCCCTACAAGGTGGTCGGAGGCACCCGCTTCTACGAGCGCAAGGAGATTAAGGACGCCCTCGCCTACCTTCGGGTGCTGGTGAACCAGGACGACGTCGTCAACCTCCGCAGGATCCTCAACGAACCCAAGCGCGGAATTGGGGACCGCGCCGAGTACGCTATCGCAGCGCTCGCCGAGCGGGACCGCGTGAGCTTCATGGAAGCCCTTCGCCGCGCCGATGAGGCGCCGGGCATGGCTACCCGGTCGGTCAACGCGGTCACCTCATTCGTGAAGTTGATCGACGACCTGGCGGAAGTCGCTGCGGGATCCGGAGCCTCGGCAGCCCTTGAGGCGGTGCTTGAGCAGACCGGTTATCTTGCCCAGCTGCGCACCAGCAGCGATCCGCAGGACGAGTCGCGCGTGGAGAACCTCGCCGAACTGGTCGCTGTGGTCCGCGAGTTCGAGATGGAAAACCCGGAGGGAACCCTGAGTGACTTCCTGGAGCAGGTTTCCCTTGTTGCCGATGCCGACCAGATCCCGGACGCGCCGGCGGGCGCGGGCGAGGACGTCGAGAAGGCCGTTGCGGAGGCCCGCAGGCAGGGAGTCGTCACCCTGATGACACTGCACACCGCCAAGGGGCTCGAGTTTCCGGTGGTCTTCCTGACCGGTATGGAGCAGGGCATTTTCCCGCATCAGCGGTCGGCAACGGACCCCGCGGAGTTGGCTGAGGAGCGGCGGTTGGCCTACGTGGGACTGACTCGTGCGAGGAAACGCCTGTACATCACGCGGTCCGAGGTTCGAAGTCTTTGGGGCCAGAGCCAGTACAATCCGGCCAGCCAGTTTGTGGCCGAAGTGCCGGAGGAGCTGATCTCCTGGAAGCGGGAAGGCACCGCGCGCCCCGCGTGGGGCGGCGGGCAGAGTATCAGCGGCCCACGGTTCAGCGGCTCATACTGGGGCGCTGGCGCAGCCGAGGGCAATGAGTCCGGACGTGGCCTGCCCGGGAAGGCTGCTGCAGGCAGAGTGCAGCCCCAGAAGGAAGTCATCGCGGTCTCTGCAGGAGACAAGGTGAACCACACCACCTTCGGCAACGGCACCGTGCTCGCGGTGGAGGGCGGCGGAGACAAAACCGTCGCCAAGGTGCGCTTCGACATCGGTGAGAAACGGCTGCTCCTGCGCTATGCGCCGTTGACCAAGGTGAGCTAG
- a CDS encoding glycosyltransferase family 9 protein, which produces MTGRTLVARLDSVGDVLLSGPAVRAVAAGTADGVVMLCGPQGAPGARLLPGVRDVMVWNCPWITAPAPQVTGEITRELHEMVLDAGITEAVILTSFHQSPLPLALLLRLAGVQRITGASVDYAGSLLDVRLKPGEDFPEDQPEPERALQIAAAGGYLLPDDDDGRLRVQDVPDVTELVGKGPYVVLHPGAAVPARAWPPLHHAALAELLTGAGYRVVVTGGKGERDLTATVAGPDGIDLGGRTDLSTMAGVLAGASVVVVGNTGPAHLAAAVGAPVVSLFSPVVPAVRWAPYRVPLELLGDQNAPCKLTRARECPVRGHPCLADVSPEEAFAAVMRLMSGVPSLAGRRETRNV; this is translated from the coding sequence ATGACCGGCCGAACCCTCGTTGCGCGACTGGACAGCGTGGGGGATGTCCTGCTGTCAGGTCCCGCCGTCCGTGCAGTCGCGGCCGGCACCGCCGACGGTGTCGTGATGTTGTGCGGACCCCAGGGCGCACCCGGCGCCCGGCTGCTGCCGGGAGTCCGGGACGTGATGGTCTGGAACTGTCCGTGGATCACCGCACCGGCTCCCCAGGTCACCGGTGAGATCACTCGCGAGCTGCATGAAATGGTGCTCGACGCCGGAATTACCGAGGCCGTCATCCTCACCTCTTTCCACCAGTCCCCGCTGCCCCTTGCCCTGCTCCTGCGCCTGGCAGGCGTTCAGCGAATCACCGGCGCATCCGTCGACTACGCCGGCAGCCTCCTCGACGTCCGCCTGAAGCCCGGCGAGGACTTTCCGGAGGACCAGCCCGAGCCCGAACGCGCGCTGCAGATCGCTGCCGCCGGCGGTTACCTCCTGCCCGACGACGACGACGGTCGGCTCCGGGTGCAGGATGTGCCGGACGTGACGGAGTTGGTAGGCAAGGGCCCCTATGTGGTCCTGCACCCCGGAGCAGCGGTTCCGGCCCGGGCTTGGCCGCCGCTCCACCATGCAGCGCTCGCCGAACTGCTGACCGGAGCGGGCTATCGCGTTGTCGTGACCGGCGGGAAGGGCGAGCGGGACCTCACCGCCACCGTTGCCGGTCCGGATGGGATCGACCTGGGTGGACGTACTGATCTTTCGACCATGGCGGGCGTGCTTGCGGGGGCGTCCGTCGTCGTCGTGGGCAATACCGGCCCTGCCCACCTGGCCGCCGCTGTGGGCGCGCCGGTGGTGAGCCTGTTTTCGCCGGTTGTTCCAGCGGTGCGCTGGGCGCCCTACCGGGTCCCGCTCGAACTGCTGGGCGACCAGAACGCTCCCTGCAAGCTGACCCGGGCGAGGGAGTGTCCGGTACGCGGACATCCGTGCCTGGCGGACGTCAGTCCCGAGGAAGCCTTCGCCGCAGTCATGCGGCTGATGTCGGGTGTTCCATCCCTGGCAGGCAGAAGAGAAACGAGGAATGTATGA
- a CDS encoding MDR family MFS transporter, whose amino-acid sequence MTPTVQRKESGMLLLFVGLMLSMLLAALNQMILSTALPTIVGELNGVDQMLWVITGYILSATIVMPIYGKLGDLMGRKSLLLLAIAIFMAGSVVGALAPNMEWLIAGRAVQGLGGGGLMILSQAIIADVVPARERGKYMGAMGGVFAFASVAGPLLGGWFTEGPGWRWMFWINMPLGVLAIVVVLFFLHLPSRERVRPRIDVAGMILLALATTSLVLVGTWGGTEYPWLSPQILALAAAAVVTGGLFVTAERRAAEPILPLNLFRERNFVLTTVGGLMIGVTMFGAIGYLPTYLQMVTGASATNAGLLMIPMMGALILVSTGSGVVVSRTGRYKWMPIAGSLIVSVALLLLSGLEPTTPVWLTCIYIAIMGAGLGLSMQILVLIVQNTFPNRMVGTATASNNYFRQIGATLGSAVVGSLFTSRVAELLSERLPAGGAVEAGANSLTPEVVRSFPEAIHLAIIESYNDALTPLFLYMVPLGVIAAILLCFVHEKPLSTVIEGAQPAQAVDGGDPLRVEGEVVNTAAEKR is encoded by the coding sequence ATGACACCAACTGTTCAACGCAAGGAGTCGGGCATGCTCCTGCTCTTTGTCGGCCTTATGCTCTCCATGCTCCTGGCTGCGCTCAACCAGATGATCCTCAGCACGGCGCTGCCGACCATCGTCGGCGAACTGAACGGCGTCGACCAGATGCTGTGGGTAATAACCGGATACATCCTGTCGGCCACGATCGTTATGCCCATCTACGGCAAGCTCGGCGACCTCATGGGGCGCAAGAGCCTGCTGCTGCTGGCGATCGCCATCTTCATGGCCGGCTCGGTCGTCGGCGCGCTGGCGCCGAACATGGAGTGGCTTATCGCGGGCAGGGCGGTGCAGGGCCTGGGCGGAGGCGGGCTGATGATCCTTTCCCAGGCGATCATTGCCGACGTCGTACCCGCACGTGAGCGGGGAAAGTACATGGGGGCCATGGGCGGGGTCTTCGCCTTTGCTTCGGTGGCGGGGCCGCTGCTGGGAGGCTGGTTCACGGAGGGTCCGGGATGGCGCTGGATGTTCTGGATCAACATGCCCCTGGGCGTGCTAGCGATCGTTGTGGTGCTGTTCTTCCTTCATCTGCCCTCGCGGGAGCGCGTTCGTCCTCGCATCGATGTGGCGGGGATGATCCTCCTTGCCCTCGCCACAACGTCACTGGTCCTCGTGGGTACGTGGGGTGGAACCGAGTACCCCTGGCTTTCGCCCCAGATTCTCGCGCTGGCCGCCGCGGCCGTTGTCACCGGTGGTCTGTTCGTCACTGCAGAGCGCCGGGCCGCGGAGCCGATCCTGCCGCTCAACCTGTTCCGGGAACGGAATTTCGTGCTCACCACGGTGGGCGGCCTGATGATCGGCGTAACCATGTTCGGCGCGATCGGCTACCTGCCCACGTACCTGCAGATGGTCACGGGAGCGAGCGCCACGAACGCTGGCCTTCTCATGATTCCGATGATGGGTGCCCTCATCCTCGTCTCCACGGGCTCCGGGGTGGTGGTCAGCAGGACCGGCCGGTACAAGTGGATGCCTATCGCCGGCTCATTGATCGTAAGTGTGGCCCTCCTGTTGCTCTCCGGGCTGGAACCGACGACGCCGGTGTGGCTGACCTGCATCTACATCGCCATCATGGGTGCCGGCCTTGGCCTCAGCATGCAGATCCTGGTGCTCATCGTGCAGAACACCTTCCCCAACCGGATGGTGGGAACGGCGACCGCCTCGAACAATTACTTCCGGCAGATCGGCGCCACGCTGGGGTCCGCAGTTGTCGGCAGCCTGTTCACCTCGAGGGTGGCGGAACTGCTGTCGGAACGACTCCCTGCCGGTGGGGCGGTCGAAGCCGGTGCCAATTCGCTCACCCCAGAGGTGGTCCGGTCCTTCCCTGAGGCGATCCACCTGGCCATCATCGAGTCATACAACGATGCGCTCACCCCTCTTTTCCTCTACATGGTTCCGCTAGGAGTCATTGCCGCGATCCTGCTGTGCTTCGTGCACGAGAAGCCACTATCCACAGTGATCGAGGGCGCGCAGCCTGCGCAGGCGGTCGACGGCGGCGACCCACTACGGGTTGAAGGAGAAGTAGTCAATACCGCAGCGGAGAAACGATGA
- a CDS encoding helix-turn-helix domain-containing protein, producing the protein MSQLTSLRARKRSETWSALHDAAARLALDKGPESVTVEQIATEAGVSQRTFFNYFGTKEDAILGLQDPRIDEGLLAEFSVDHDLLEQVSKLLIAGVHSTEGGDPDASRRAEVLAAYPLLRQRRFAHFLQVEHLVRDVVAGALTGSARWQAALSRNSAADVARMIVLVAGAPMRYALQQAADSPTIDNQLRALDGATALLQEVLEEIR; encoded by the coding sequence GTGAGTCAACTAACCTCCCTACGGGCACGCAAGCGATCCGAAACATGGTCCGCTCTGCACGATGCTGCCGCCCGACTGGCGCTCGACAAGGGGCCTGAGTCGGTGACCGTTGAACAGATCGCCACCGAAGCCGGCGTCTCGCAGCGCACCTTCTTCAACTACTTCGGCACAAAGGAAGACGCCATTCTGGGGCTGCAGGATCCTCGTATCGACGAGGGGCTGCTCGCCGAATTCTCCGTTGACCATGACCTGCTCGAGCAGGTTTCCAAGCTCCTCATCGCCGGCGTGCACTCGACCGAAGGCGGCGACCCGGACGCAAGCCGCAGGGCCGAAGTGCTGGCCGCCTACCCGCTGTTGCGGCAGCGCCGCTTCGCCCACTTCCTGCAGGTCGAACATCTGGTCCGGGATGTTGTTGCCGGCGCGCTCACTGGTTCCGCGAGATGGCAGGCCGCGCTCAGCCGCAACTCAGCTGCAGACGTTGCCCGCATGATCGTTCTCGTGGCCGGAGCCCCGATGCGCTACGCCCTGCAGCAGGCCGCAGACTCACCCACCATTGACAACCAGCTTCGCGCACTCGACGGCGCCACCGCGCTGCTCCAGGAAGTACTTGAGGAAATCCGATGA
- the sucC gene encoding ADP-forming succinate--CoA ligase subunit beta, whose amino-acid sequence MDLFEYQARDLFEAHGVPVLAGIVAQTPEEAKAAAEKIGGVVVVKAQVKVGGRGKAGGVKVAKTPDEAYEHASAILGMDIKGHTVHKVMIAQGADIAEEYYFSVLLDRANRNYLAMCSVEGGMEIEQLAVERPEALARIAVDPAVGIDRAKADEIIEAAGFAPELREGVANTILKLWDVFKKEDATLVEVNPLVKTGAGDILALDGKVTLDENAEFRQKGHAELEDKDETDPLEAKAKENDLNYVKLDGEVGIIGNGAGLVMSTLDVVAYAGEKHGDVKPANFLDIGGGASAEVMAAGLDVILNDAQVKSVFVNVFGGITACDAVANGIVKALEILGDKENKPLVVRLDGNNVEEGRRILAEANHPMVTLADTMDEGADKAAELANAAR is encoded by the coding sequence GTGGACCTGTTTGAATATCAGGCGCGCGATCTGTTCGAGGCTCACGGCGTTCCCGTGCTGGCCGGTATCGTGGCGCAGACCCCGGAAGAAGCAAAAGCAGCAGCCGAGAAAATCGGCGGTGTCGTCGTCGTAAAGGCGCAGGTCAAGGTTGGCGGCCGCGGCAAGGCCGGCGGCGTGAAGGTAGCCAAGACTCCGGATGAGGCTTACGAGCACGCGTCCGCGATTCTCGGCATGGATATCAAGGGCCACACAGTCCACAAGGTGATGATTGCCCAGGGCGCGGATATCGCTGAGGAGTACTACTTCTCGGTGCTGCTCGACCGGGCGAACCGCAATTACCTGGCCATGTGCTCCGTCGAGGGCGGCATGGAAATCGAGCAGCTCGCTGTTGAGCGGCCCGAAGCACTCGCCCGGATCGCAGTGGATCCCGCCGTCGGAATCGACCGCGCCAAGGCTGACGAGATCATCGAAGCCGCAGGCTTTGCCCCTGAGCTGCGCGAAGGTGTGGCAAACACCATCCTGAAGCTCTGGGACGTATTCAAGAAGGAAGACGCCACCCTCGTTGAGGTCAACCCGCTGGTCAAGACCGGTGCCGGCGACATCCTCGCGCTGGACGGCAAGGTCACCCTCGACGAGAACGCTGAGTTCCGCCAGAAGGGCCACGCCGAGCTTGAGGACAAGGATGAAACCGATCCCCTCGAGGCCAAGGCCAAGGAAAACGACCTCAACTACGTCAAGCTGGACGGCGAAGTAGGCATCATCGGAAACGGTGCGGGCCTCGTCATGTCCACGCTCGACGTCGTTGCCTACGCCGGCGAGAAGCACGGCGACGTGAAGCCCGCCAACTTCCTCGACATCGGTGGCGGAGCATCCGCCGAGGTGATGGCGGCCGGCCTGGACGTCATCCTCAACGACGCTCAGGTCAAGAGCGTCTTCGTTAACGTCTTCGGTGGCATCACCGCCTGTGACGCAGTGGCCAACGGCATCGTCAAGGCCCTCGAAATCCTTGGCGACAAGGAGAACAAGCCCCTCGTTGTGCGCCTTGACGGCAACAACGTCGAAGAGGGCCGCCGCATCCTCGCCGAGGCAAACCACCCGATGGTCACCCTCGCCGACACCATGGACGAAGGCGCTGACAAGGCCGCCGAGCTGGCTAACGCCGCTCGCTGA